In Rhodopirellula sp. P2, the DNA window TTTGAAGAAGGAGTTGTCATGAAAAAGGCAATCAGAGAAGAGCGAAATTGCAGCGTGATCTTCCAATCGGAAGAACCACGTCAAAAGCACGTCGCGGTTTGTACCAAGTCTATCCACCCCGCAAAGCTACAATCGGGGACGTCGAAGGCAACATCACAGAGGGATTCGTTACACGGCGTGACAATTCGCCACCTATCCGAGGAATGAAGTGGCGCCCCGTTGGGGTACGATGAAGCCAATCATGACCACTCGCATCATGACGGTCGTTTTCCCCAGAGAGCCTAAGAATCCGTGACGAACCTGAGAACATTGCAGTTCAACGACTTGGATGACGCGGTCCAAGAGGCTCGATCGCTCCTCCAAACGGGATACATACCCTGTGGCAATTGGTCGCTGGGCCAAATTTGCCGGCACCTCACCTTGGTTCAAAACCCAAGTGTCGATGGCTATCCCGCCTGGATGTCTTTGTTTGCATTCATGCGTCCGGCAATGCGACGTTGGCTGTTGCCCAAACTTCGTCGCCCCGATTCTCCGCGCGGAATCCGAACCTCGTCGATGTTCGTCCCAGCCGATGACGTCAGTGACCAACAAGAAGTCGATGCATTCGCTCACAGCGTCAAACGATTTCATTCCCACTTGGGCGAATACGCTCCTCACCCGGCCTTCGGGCGGATGAGCCGGACTGAAATCGAAGAAATCCACACGCTGCACGCCGCACATCATCTCCGATTCCTCAAGCGAGACGGCTGATTATTTGCTGAGTCGTCCTCGCTGGCCAAGGCGGACTGAACTTCAAACAGGCGTGGTCGAATCGGCATCCGCCTGAGTGGGCGGAGCCGGGTTGCTCGACGAAGCCAGCTTCAACCCAACGATCCCCGACACGATGACGGCGATGCATGCCAACCGAATCGCGTCCCGTGATTCACCAAACAGAATCATGCCGGCGATGGCGGTTCCAACGGCACCGATCCCGGTCCAAATGGCATAGCCCGTCCCAAGTGGAATCTCCCGAAGTGCCAACGAAAGCGTGAAGAAACTCGCGATCATGATCACGATCGTGATCAACGTCGGAACGGGGCGTGAGAACCCTTCGGTGTACTTCAATCCAATGGCCCATCCAATCTCAAGCAAACCGGCCAGCAACAAGTAACCCCAAGCCATTGTTCTTCTTTCAAGCAATCAAGAACCGTGAACCAACTGCCGCGTGGAACGATTCCAAGCGATTCAAACTCGCGGCGAATCGTTCAGTATCGCGGCACTCAACTTGAGAACAAGACCGCTCGTCGTGTTCACCCGACGTTCGTGGACTTCATCGCGTAAGCGTCGTCGAAGCGATCGTCGAACTCAATGAATGCCGCGACCAACTCCGGGCGATCCAGGACCTCTTCCAATTGCTTGGCACCGGCTTCCATCTTCTCGTCGGCGTGGAGATCTCCCGCGGGCTGCGCCTCGTTTTCACGGCCAGCAACCTTCGCCGCCAGATCCATCGCGGACTCCTTCCATCCTGTCGCTCCGGCCAAAGCATCCGACAGCCCTGCACGCACCACACGAAAATCCATTCGGGCAAAGGCCTCTTCGAATGCTTCTCGCATCGCCATGACTTGCAGAGGCTTCACCGGTCCGGTCGCAATCACTTCCTCTTTGAGAAGTCGATCGAGCGTCCGCCCCAACAACACCATCCGGATGATCTCCATCGGAACACCGCGCACCGAAGTCAGAATCGCAACGATCTTTCGAATGGGAAACAACAGCAGCTTCAACGGTGCCTTGGCGAGCATTCCCAAACAACCGGCAACACAGCCTGAGTCTTCCGCGTAAAACGCCCGCAATTCTTTCAGAGAATCGGTCCGGTCATGGGCTTCGAGCGTTCGAGTCACGACATACCGACGGCATTGGCCGCGGATCACATCATCCACAAAAGGAATCGGGACAAAGCGGGCAGCGGAAGAAACCATGCCCGCGAGAATCCACTGGTGCATCAACCAATTCATAGTCACAAACGTTCGCTCGAAAGGTGGAGAGCCCGAATGGCTCGAATTTCAATTTGCCCGCCTGCATCATTGCACTTCCTATGCCACTCGGGACGGCAACCTTCGACAAAGAGCGACAGAGTCGTCCCGACACGCGAATTCTTGGCATGACATGTGCGTCGACGATGGGTGGCTCACCGGTCCTATTTTGGTTGCGGACGCCGCACGGCGGCAATCGCAGCAGACGCCCGGAGCAGAGCCAGTCTTTCGCATTTCCTTCATGGACACCTATCGATGACTCAAAACAACACCGCACTGATCACCGGGGCCTCCTCTGGGATCGGACGCGAACTGGCCATCCAATTCGCAGATGGCGGAAACGACGTCGTCCTGGTCGCTCGCAGCGAAGACAAACTCCGTGAATTGGCGACTGAAATTGAATCTCAGTTCGGCCAACGCGCCACCGTGATCACCAAGGACCTGTCTCGTCCGGAGTCCGTGGACCAACTCTGCGACGAGTTGACTCACAAGTCGCTCACCGTCGACACGTTGGTCAACAACGCCGGCTTTGGCGCTCTTGGGAAGTTCGCGGAACTCTCCGCGGATCGTCAAACCGACATGGTGATGGTCAACGTGGTCGCCTTGACTCGCCTCACCCGTCGCTTGCTGCCAAGCATGTTGCAGCAAAACCGAGGCGGTGTCTTGAATGTCGGCTCGATCGCGGCGTACCAAGCGGGCCCCAACATGGCCGTTTACTACGCCACCAAAGCTTACGTGTTGTCATTCACGGAGGGACTGCGAGAGGAGCTTTCCGGAACTTCCTTGCACGTCACCTGCTTGGAACCCGGCCCGACCGAATCTGGATTTGGCGAGGACTCGGGCATGGGCAAGTTGGAGATGTTCTCATCAACCACGATGACCGCCAAAGCCGTGGCCCGAGCCGGATACGAAGGCTACATGAAGAACGAAGACGTTGTCATTCCCGGTTGGAAGAACCGCTTGATGGTGACTTCCGCTGGGTTCTTGCCACGCATCGCGACTCGCAAATTGGTCGGCAAGATGCAGAGTGCCTGATTGCCACCACATTGTCTCATTTCCCGCACCACCACTGGACCCCAAGATGTCAATCACCAGCGTCAACCCAGCCACCAACGAAACCATTCGCGAATTTGAACCGCTTCACAAGCAAGAGGCGATGCAGGCCATCGAAACCGCGCACAAAACGTTTCAAGACTGGCGATGCACGGCTTTCGACGAACGAAAAAAGTGCCTCCTCCAATTTGCCAACCTCTTGCGAGCGGACTCCGACGAGTACGCCCGAATGATCACGCTGGAGATGGGCAAACGGATTTCAGAATCGCAATACGAGATCGAGTACTGCGCCAACATCGCTGAGTTCTACGCCAACGGCGCGGAGGAATTCCTGGCGGATCAGCCAATCGAACGCGTCGAAGCCAACGCGTACCTGCACTACGAACCGATCGGGGTGCTGATGGGCGTGATGCCGTGGAACTTCCCGTTCTACCAAGTCGTTCGTTTCGCGACGCCCAACATCATGGCGGGCAACACTGTCATGGTGAAACACGCCAGCAACGTGCCGCAGTGCGCTGCCGCGATTGAAGAGCTTTACAACGACTGCGGGCTGCCAAAGGGTGTGTACCAAAACCTGTTCATCCCATCGGACTTCGTCGAATCGATCATTTCCGACTCGCGCGTCCAAGGGGTTTCGCTGACGGGCAGTGAGCCTGCTGGACGAGCGGTCGCGGCTCAGGCAGGCAAGAACCTCAAACGCAGCGTCCTCGAACTGGGCGGCAACGATCCGTTCATCGTGCTTGACGATGCGGACCTGGATCTGACGATCGAACAAGCCGTGAAGGGCCGCATGGTCAATGCGGGTCAATCCTGCGTGGCCTCCAAACGCTTCATCGTCGTGGAGGAAGTCGCGGACCAGTTCATGAAAGGCTTCAAGGCCAAGCTTCAGGAACTGAAACTTGGCGATCCAATGGATGAGGAAACCACACTCTCCCCTCTTTCGACCGAGGACGCCGCGGCCAAATTACAAGAGCAAGTCCAATCGTCAATCGATGCGGGTGCCACGGTCGTGCTGGGCGGCGATCGGCCCGATCGGGAAGGAGCGTTCTTCAACCCGACCATCTTGACCGATGTCACACCAGACAACCCGACGTTCGACCAAGAACTGTTCGGCCCCGTCGCGACGATCTATGTCGTTGATGACGAAGCCGCTGCCATTCAACTGGCGAACCGATCTTCCTACGGGTTGGGCGGATCGGTCTACACAAAAGACATCCAGCGAGGGCGTCGTGTAGCAGAACAGGTTGAAACGGGAATGATGTTCTTGAACCAACCCACCCGCTCACAATCCGAACTGCCATTCGGCGGCATCAAGAACTCTGGCTACGGTCGCGAACTTTCGCACCTGGGCATCCTGGAGTTCGTGAACAAGAAACTGATCCACTTGGGAAACAAGGAATAAACCGATGAGTACAGCAAACACCGAAGCAATTCAGTCCAAACAAATTGAACTGGTCTCGCGGCCGGAAGGGATGCCGCAAAAATCAAACTTCGAATTGCGGACCGCAGAAGTTGGCCCGATTCAGGACGGTGAAATCCTGGTGAAGAACCAATGGATGTCAGTGGATCCTTACATGCGAGGTCGCATGAAGGACAGCGACAGCTACGTGCCACCCTTTCAAATCGACCAACCGCTCGAGGGCGGATGCATCGGCGAAGTGGTCCAGTCACGGAACTCGGACTTCAATGAAGGCGACATGGTCCTCGGCAACCTTGGTTGGCGAGAGTACTGGACGTCCAAGGGGGATGGAATCACGAAGATCGATCCGACCATCGCACCGCCGCAAGCCTTCCTGGGTGCCCTTGGAATGACTGGCATGACCGCTTGGGTTGGCCTGCACAAGATTGCTCGCTTGAAGGAAGGCAGCACCGTGTTTGTTTCTGCTGCCTCGGGTGCGGTCGGATCGATCGTTTGCCAGTTGGCGAAAGCCATGAATTGCCGCGTGATCGGAAGTGCTGGCAAAAAGGAGAAGATTCAGTGGCTCCAAGACAAGACCGGCATCGATGCGGTCATCCACTACAAAGAGGTCGACAACCTCAGTCAGGAACTCGCCAAGCATGCTCCCGACGGGATCGATGTTTACTTCGACAATGTGGGCAGCGAGCACCTCGAAGCGGCAATCGACAACCTGAATGATTTCGGCTGCTGCGTCGAATGCGGGATGATCGCCACCTACAACGCCACTGAAGCCCCATCGGCACCGCGAAATCTGTTCAAGGTCATTGCCAAGCGTTTGCGAATCGAAGGCTTCATCGTCCGCGATCACCTGGATTCAAAGGACGAATTTGTGCGTGACATGGCGAAGCTGATTCAGCAGGACAAAGTCGTTTGGGAAGAAACCGTGACCGAAGGCATTGCAAACGCACCGGATGCCTTCATCGGGCTGTTTGAAGGCGACAATCTTGGAAAGCAACTGGTTCGCCTCAGCTGACTCCAACGCGGTTGAAGCAGCAGGGAACAACGCTTTGCCACGCCAGCCATTGTCGCCAGCGGTAAAAATGGGGTTCATTCACTGACCCCCTTGATTGCCGCTGCGACATGCACCCCACCAAACCAGAGCGATCAGCACGCCTTGCAAAGGCAGTCTCGCGATCAACCCTGTGTGTGAGAAATCATCGTACCGATCAGGGTGCAATGCCATGTGCACGTTTGCGGGAAAAACTGCGATGAGCAAGGCGATCAATCCCCAACCCGCGAATCTCCGAAGCGGCGGGACAAGCAACCCGACACCACCAATCACTTCCAAGACACCAGACACGTGCACCAGCATCAATGGGCGTGGCCAGCCGTCCGGTATCATTTGGACATAGAAATTGGGTGAGATGAAGTGGTTGATTCCCGCCGCAATGAACAGGAGGGCAATCATCCACACCAACAGGTCACGTAAAACACGGATCAACCGACGAAGCTTGGAGTGGTCCATTGGAATTCACTCGCTTCATCGGTTGACGTGGGACAATTGAAAGTCAATTGCGTGAATCAGACACGCCGTTTCGACAAACACAACGGCGCAAACGGCAGGAGGTCTCATCCCCAAGTTCGGGTCTTCAGATGTTCCCATCGAGTCGGCTCGCGACGCTGCCGCATCCACAATGCGGTGACCGTGACACCAACCAGTGCCCCGGCGACAAAGCTTGCCAAGACCGATTGAGTTGGCCGTTCTGCGATGCATTCATCCGCTCGCATCACAGCAAACTGTGCATTCTCACTGGCCCTCTGAAGCTGATCTTCGGCGGAGTGGCTGATCCGCTCCACGATGGACTCTTGCGGCGCAAACTCACGCACAACCGATTCGACTTCTTCTTGAGAAGCGTCCACTCGGCCTTGCACGTACTCGACCATGCGTGCCACTTCGTCAGGGCACTTGGACAATTCTTCGTGGTTGATTTGTGGCCAGCGACTACAAATCGCTGAGCGAACGCGGGTCCAATCCGCCTCATGTGCCACGCTCGTTTCCGTCGACATTTGGATTTCCTAGGGTGAGTTTAAAAAGTGGAATCGGGGGTCCTTCCGCTTCAAACAAATCAAGCGTCTGTGGCGGAACTGATGTTGGCAGCTTTCGCTGCGGTGTCTTCCGCCGGGGAATTGGATTCCCAACGGGTGAGTGACTGCAATTTCGTACCGAGCTTGCTGGTCAATGCGGCCAGCGCTCCACCGCGATGCATGGCGCATTCGCGGCATTGTTCTTTCACTCGGCGTTCGACTTCTTCCATGGCAGTCCGTTCGGACTTCCACGAGTGACCACTCATGACCAGCGTCTTCAGCAGGCCATCCTGCCGCTCCACCAGCTGTTCGCCATCGCCTTCCAGCGATTCGCAAACCAGCGTGGCGAGTTCATCCAACGCTCGTTCCATTTGCGGGTTCAATTCTTGATCCATGTCTCTGATCCTGACGGATGAAGTGACGCTCCGTGTCGATCAACGCATCGAAAGACGCGCAGATCGTTTGGATGTCACGATGAGTTTGCATCCTGAATCAGACGGTTGGTCCGCGACGGCCCATGACCAAACCGATGACAAACAGAACCAAGAAGACGACGAACAAAACCTTTGCAACCATGGCAGCGGTTCCGGCCAGTCCACCAAAGCCCAATGCGGCAGCGATCAAAGCGACTACCAAAAACGTCAAAGCCCAACCCAACATAGTATTCTCCTAAGGTTTCTAATTGTTTTTCGCCAACACGAACACCGTGTTCTCAGCGAACGAAACTTAGGTAACGCGATTCCCGTGCCGAACTGAATCGGAGTGCTCCACAATTGGCTGAAAGTTTTAAAAGTGCCCGTCTTTCACAAACAAACCGCGTTCCAGCGGACGCATTTGACGGGGAAGCAGGCAGGCCGCGTTGAAATCGACCAGCGTCCGCCGCGAATGCTCTGCAATGAACCAGAGTCAACGCGGATGGATCAATCTGAACCACGGCCGAGTTCCGGAAGAATGAATCTCTCAGCGGCGTGCTCGGCCACGAACCGCTGCAAACCAGTCGCTTGCTCGCTCACCGCATCCACCGCGGATTGCTGCACTTCGCGATCCGCACGTCCTGTGAAGGCTTTTGGAACGGTCACCCGAACATCCAGCGACACGGACAACGTGACCTCCGTTTGAGTGCCTTGGCGTCGTGCATCGAGCGTGGTTCGATACGACTCCAAATTCGCTGCCGCAGCGATTGATTCCGTGACCACGTTCATGGCGTCGGGATGAACGTTGGCTCGTTGACGCAACGTCAATTCATCCGCCACGATGTGTGGATCATTCAAACTCACGCGCAGCTTCTTGACCGCCTGAACGTCAGCTTTGGACCGGCCCCGAATGGCATTGAGAAGCGGCCGCTCGTCTTGGCTGGTGTCGACGTGAAGATCTTCCACTCGTTCATCGATCAACGTCATGCCCGACTGCCCCACAATCGCCGCGGTTGCGTTTTTCCGAACCATGATTTGGCGGAATTTATCAAAGTCGCATTCAACCAAGATCGTTTTTTTAGCGGAACCACTGGCCAAATGCTCGATGGAGCTGAGTGCGAGGAAAGCCAAGGTCCCTCCTGCGACGAGCAACAAAACGGCAACGGCCGTCACGACCATGCGAGTCGGAGTTCCAAGCAGATGATTCATACCATTCCTTAATTAAAAAAAAATGCCTGGCAGCCAATCGACCACCAAGCATTTGTTGGGTTCAATCCACCGGGCTGGTGGGCACTCACTCCACTTCCACTTCTTCGAGACGATCGGCCTTCTGTTCACCGGCTTCTTCCAAGGCATCGGCTTTTTGCTCGCCGAGGGTTTCCTTTTGGTCGGCCTTGGTTTCGCCTCGGTCTTCAATCATGTCAGCTCGTTCTTCAGCGGCATCTTCCGTTGCATCTGGGGCGTTTCCCGCTTGATTCCGGACGTTTTCGGCCTGCTGTTGAGTCTGATCGCGAATCGTTTCAGCCGTCGCCTGCGACGAATCACGAATGTCTTCGGCCTGCTGCTGGGTGGCATCGCGGATCGCATCGGCCTCTTGATCCAAGGCGGATTCGTCGCATCCAACGGCAACCATCATGCAGACGGCCAGCAAAAATGTGGTGATCGATTTCATAGCACTGTTCCAAATGGGAAAGGGTTTTCAGCCCTCGTGGAGGGCGGTTTCAACGATTCCCGCCAGTCGCGGGAGTTCCGCCCTACACACAGGCAACTCGCGTACCAATGAATGCAAATTGGATCAGCGCAACAAAAAAGGCGGGAGCTGGACCCCCACCTTTCAAAGCAATCGTGATCCGGACCAGAGGACCGGTCGGAAATCACTAACGAATCGAACCGTTCAAACGAGCCTTGCTCGCGGCGGATGCTTCCGCTTGACCGACACCATTTGCAGTGGCTTGTCCTTGGGCTGAACCATTGACGTTCAGCCTGGCAGCTGATCCCACTTGGTTAGCCGCATTCGCTTGGAACGATTGAATTTTGGTTTGTGTCGACGCCGTCGCTGCTTGTTGAGCCGATGCAAACGCGTTCAAACGAGCTTCCATCGCGTCGGCTTGCGCCAACAATTCGGCATTGGCCGAGACCAGGGCTTGGTCACGCATTTCAGCGATCTCGGCTTGGCGTTGACGTGCAGCCACCGCGATCATCGACGAGAAATCAACGTTCGATGCCAAGACACCGGCGACGCCGAAGTTCCCGGTCGCTTGGCCAGTCCCACGAACCGACTGACGATTGGACGCACCGGCTTGTCCCTGAGCGACTTGGCTGAACGCGCCGCCGAAGGTCGATCCAGCAATCCCAGCATCGGGAGTTTCAGGTGAACCTGCTTCCGGTGCCGAGGGGCTTTCCGAAGGCCTGCTGGTCATGTCTGGCGAGCTGGGTTGGGCTTCGTTCGAAGAGAACGCGTTGGTGGTTTGCCCCGTCGTATTTTGACGAACCGCAGCGGCAGTGTTCAAAACGGCGGACGTGCGGAGAGGGTTGAACTGACCAAAGACAGAATCGTAAGCCTGAACTTCCGCAACGCTGATTTGAATCGGGCTGGCAGAGGCTCGCGTCGAGGAAGCAAACCCAGCCGAGGTACGTGACTGCGATCCGCCGACATCGGCATTTGCATTCACGTTGACCTGAACATCGGTGTTGGCACCGACGTTGCTGCGCGACGCACGATCAGCAGTCGCATGGGCTTGGGCCTGAGCACGTGCAGCCAAACCAGCGGCGGTTTGGGCAGCCACTTCGATTTGGTTTCCGACGCGAGCTTGAACACCATTGGCAACGTTCGCTTGAATGCGTTGTTGCACTTGGCTTTGGACGTTCGCTTGCACTTGGCCTTGAACGCGAGCCTGGACTCGTTGCTGGACTTGGGTTTGCACATTCTGCTGAACCTGCCCGCGAACACGCGACAGGGCTCCGTCCAGTCCTTGAGCTTGGACGGTTCCACCGGTGCACAGCATGCAAGCGATCGCGAGGGCTTTCTTTGAGTGACGTTTCATCCGTGAGTTCAACTCCATCTGAATTTCCAAACGCCTGCAAGCCATCGCCCCGCTCACGCGAGCTTCGTGAATCGGGGTGGCAACTGAAAAGCGTCGACTGATACCAACTGGGAGCGAACGGACGTCCACCCTCAGACCGATCGCAAAGTAGGCAATTCAAGACGCGGATTTCCAGGGTGATTCCGATGCTCACTATGCAGCCATCTGTTTGACAACGTTGCAAAACAACTCTTGCTCGGCAATTGAATGATTGACTGGAACCGACGACTACGAAGCTTCGCCTGGACCAGTTGGCTGGGCCTGGTTGCTTTCAGTTCCATCACCTCAGCAGACGGTTTCGCGGGTGCTTCCAACTCAACCACCTCGACGAGTCCCGATCTGGAGACCGCTTCTGGTCCCAGTCCTGCTCAACAGCGAATGCTGGTCATGCTCCAGCAAAAAGTCGCCGAGAATCCGGACCACTCTGATTCGTGGCGAACGTTGGGGCGACTGCAACGAGCTCTCGGTGACCCAGACGCTGCCATCGCGTCGAATCGCAAGGCACTGGATCTCGATCCATTCAATGCCGCCGCTCATTTTGACCTAGGGAAATTACTCCACGACCAAGCGCGTCCAGATGCGGCCCGGCTTCATCTGCAGGAGGTGCTGACGATTGCTCCTTCGAGCAGCTACGCCGACCAAGTCCGTGCATTGGGCATCGAACCCCCGGCCCCCGCCTTGGCGCAACTCACCGCCCCCACTGCGAGCGCCGACTTCGCCGACCAACCATCGGCGAGGAACGAGATGACATCCGATCCCTCCAAAGTAGCTCGCCCGAACGATCTCCCCGCGCCGCCCCATTTAGTCGGTGCACCGACCCAAACGGTCGGCTACGAAATTCAAACCTTCGATGGTTCCGATGACCTCGAAAACCGACTGCGACAACTCGAAAGCGAAGCGGAATTTCCGACCAGCCCGCTCCGAATCTTCTTGGAAACCGGATTGCTCTACAACACCAATGTCACCCTGACGCCGATCAGTCGCGAGCTCGCACAAGACGAGCAAGCCAGCTTTCAGTGGTTCGCCAGTCCTGACTTGGACTGGAAGTTGATCCGCCGTGAAAGCTCTCGTGCGGGGGGTTTGTTTCGCGGTTACTTCACGGCCAACGAACGCCAATTCCAGGAATTCAACCTCGCCAGTTTTCAACCCGGCGCGTTTGCGGAAAGAGACTTTTCGTTCGGCGATAACGAAGTGATTGGGCGAGTGGAGTACGTGTTCTCCAATGACTTCTTCGATGGAAATCAGGTGGGCGATCGACACGCAGGAACCGCATCGTTCACCGTGATCCGACCTGATCTGAACGCTTGGTATGGGTACACCACGGTCGCGCAATCCAACTTTGAAGACGACGGTGCCATCCCAGCACAAACCTCACTCGACGGAACAACGCTGACAACTGGTGCCAGCCACTTCAAACGAACGCACTGGGAAGCACTGCCAATGATCGCCTTTGGAACCGACTTGGAATACGCCAATACCAAAGGCGATGATTATCGGTATCTCTCCATCAACCTGCACGGTTCGACGGACTGGCAAATCAGCGACCGCTGGAAGTTCACGCCAACCTGGGGCGTGGGCTATCGCAACTACCCCGACTTCACCGATCCAATTGGCCGCGATGAAATCTTTTGGCGAGTCCACGGGAAGCTGAGCTATCAGCTCACCGAACAGCTTTCCGTCTCCGCCGTCGCCGGTCACGATCGATTTGCATCGGACAATGAAGACTTCGACACCGAGCGATCTGAAGTGGGCGTGCTGATTGGATTCAAACGCTGAGCAAACGTTCGGAATTCAGGCGGACGTCCGGTTCGTCTCGGAAGGACACGATCCTTGCGAAGCCGCAGCGGGCGGTTCACTTCGCAGCCCAACGCATTGACCAACACATTGCGGACAGCACTGCGAAGGGTGAGGGGTACTGTTCAGCCTTCGTCACGGGGCGGAATCATCCAGCAAGAATGGTGAGGCTGCATTCCCACATGTGGGTAGTAGCTCTCCGCGGCTGGCGCTGACAGGAGAATCAGCCGAGTTTGGTAGCCAGCCACTTCGTGCGTTCGCCGAATCAATTCGCGACCGATGCCTTGCCCCTGGTGATCCGCATCCACGGCAAGATCCGACAGATAGGTGCAGTAAGCATGGTCGGTGATGGCTCGCGAAACGCCAACCAGCTTGCCGAGTGGTTCCGAATCGCCCACCACAGCATCGCCCACCACAGCATCGTCCGTCCAATGAGCGGTCACGAGCACGTCCGCGTTCGTCAGCATCTCACGGATCCTTGGCTCATCGTCAACGGGACGGCGTTCCGCCAAGGTGGACCGCCTCAGCAAATCAATGAATTGCTCCGATTCCAACTGGAAATCGATGCTGTATCGGATGGCCATGCAAAAAGACTGGAGAGGTGAATTGCCCATCGACGGTCGAGATGCGACCGCCGCTGAGCAGGCGAGGGGAAGATGCACCCGAACCAAGATAGCAGGGCGAGCCCCCAGGTTCGCTCACCTGTCGTCACCGACATTCAGCGATACCAAACTCATCACACCGGTTTGTCACGCTCACCGAAACGAGCTGGTGGGCTGGTTGCTTCGATCGCGACGATGGGTTCGAGCACCCGATATCGATGAATCGCACCTGCAGGAACGAGCCAGGAGTCGCCAACGTCCAATTTCGCGGTTCCTCCATCCAACTCCAATTCCAATGCACCTTCCAACAAGTAACCGACGGCCTCGTAGTCACGGATGGTTGGTTTGCTGAACACGCCTGGGCTTTCCTCCCACCGCCGAAGTGCGACGTGCTTTCCCGTTGCCAGATAAATCTGGCCCATTGCGCCTTGCTCGGCGTCGGATCCAGTCGTGATTTGAGGAATGTCCATTGGTCACCGAAGTAATTGTGGGTTGAAACAGGGTGCTTTTCCAGCACGG includes these proteins:
- a CDS encoding DUF1569 domain-containing protein yields the protein MQFNDLDDAVQEARSLLQTGYIPCGNWSLGQICRHLTLVQNPSVDGYPAWMSLFAFMRPAMRRWLLPKLRRPDSPRGIRTSSMFVPADDVSDQQEVDAFAHSVKRFHSHLGEYAPHPAFGRMSRTEIEEIHTLHAAHHLRFLKRDG
- the sugE gene encoding quaternary ammonium compound efflux SMR transporter SugE, producing MAWGYLLLAGLLEIGWAIGLKYTEGFSRPVPTLITIVIMIASFFTLSLALREIPLGTGYAIWTGIGAVGTAIAGMILFGESRDAIRLACIAVIVSGIVGLKLASSSNPAPPTQADADSTTPV
- a CDS encoding SDR family NAD(P)-dependent oxidoreductase, which encodes MTQNNTALITGASSGIGRELAIQFADGGNDVVLVARSEDKLRELATEIESQFGQRATVITKDLSRPESVDQLCDELTHKSLTVDTLVNNAGFGALGKFAELSADRQTDMVMVNVVALTRLTRRLLPSMLQQNRGGVLNVGSIAAYQAGPNMAVYYATKAYVLSFTEGLREELSGTSLHVTCLEPGPTESGFGEDSGMGKLEMFSSTTMTAKAVARAGYEGYMKNEDVVIPGWKNRLMVTSAGFLPRIATRKLVGKMQSA
- a CDS encoding NAD-dependent succinate-semialdehyde dehydrogenase; this encodes MSITSVNPATNETIREFEPLHKQEAMQAIETAHKTFQDWRCTAFDERKKCLLQFANLLRADSDEYARMITLEMGKRISESQYEIEYCANIAEFYANGAEEFLADQPIERVEANAYLHYEPIGVLMGVMPWNFPFYQVVRFATPNIMAGNTVMVKHASNVPQCAAAIEELYNDCGLPKGVYQNLFIPSDFVESIISDSRVQGVSLTGSEPAGRAVAAQAGKNLKRSVLELGGNDPFIVLDDADLDLTIEQAVKGRMVNAGQSCVASKRFIVVEEVADQFMKGFKAKLQELKLGDPMDEETTLSPLSTEDAAAKLQEQVQSSIDAGATVVLGGDRPDREGAFFNPTILTDVTPDNPTFDQELFGPVATIYVVDDEAAAIQLANRSSYGLGGSVYTKDIQRGRRVAEQVETGMMFLNQPTRSQSELPFGGIKNSGYGRELSHLGILEFVNKKLIHLGNKE
- a CDS encoding NADP-dependent oxidoreductase → MSTANTEAIQSKQIELVSRPEGMPQKSNFELRTAEVGPIQDGEILVKNQWMSVDPYMRGRMKDSDSYVPPFQIDQPLEGGCIGEVVQSRNSDFNEGDMVLGNLGWREYWTSKGDGITKIDPTIAPPQAFLGALGMTGMTAWVGLHKIARLKEGSTVFVSAASGAVGSIVCQLAKAMNCRVIGSAGKKEKIQWLQDKTGIDAVIHYKEVDNLSQELAKHAPDGIDVYFDNVGSEHLEAAIDNLNDFGCCVECGMIATYNATEAPSAPRNLFKVIAKRLRIEGFIVRDHLDSKDEFVRDMAKLIQQDKVVWEETVTEGIANAPDAFIGLFEGDNLGKQLVRLS
- a CDS encoding DoxX family protein, whose protein sequence is MDHSKLRRLIRVLRDLLVWMIALLFIAAGINHFISPNFYVQMIPDGWPRPLMLVHVSGVLEVIGGVGLLVPPLRRFAGWGLIALLIAVFPANVHMALHPDRYDDFSHTGLIARLPLQGVLIALVWWGACRSGNQGGQ
- a CDS encoding tetratricopeptide repeat protein → MLQQKVAENPDHSDSWRTLGRLQRALGDPDAAIASNRKALDLDPFNAAAHFDLGKLLHDQARPDAARLHLQEVLTIAPSSSYADQVRALGIEPPAPALAQLTAPTASADFADQPSARNEMTSDPSKVARPNDLPAPPHLVGAPTQTVGYEIQTFDGSDDLENRLRQLESEAEFPTSPLRIFLETGLLYNTNVTLTPISRELAQDEQASFQWFASPDLDWKLIRRESSRAGGLFRGYFTANERQFQEFNLASFQPGAFAERDFSFGDNEVIGRVEYVFSNDFFDGNQVGDRHAGTASFTVIRPDLNAWYGYTTVAQSNFEDDGAIPAQTSLDGTTLTTGASHFKRTHWEALPMIAFGTDLEYANTKGDDYRYLSINLHGSTDWQISDRWKFTPTWGVGYRNYPDFTDPIGRDEIFWRVHGKLSYQLTEQLSVSAVAGHDRFASDNEDFDTERSEVGVLIGFKR
- a CDS encoding GNAT family N-acetyltransferase; this encodes MAIRYSIDFQLESEQFIDLLRRSTLAERRPVDDEPRIREMLTNADVLVTAHWTDDAVVGDAVVGDSEPLGKLVGVSRAITDHAYCTYLSDLAVDADHQGQGIGRELIRRTHEVAGYQTRLILLSAPAAESYYPHVGMQPHHSCWMIPPRDEG
- a CDS encoding cupin domain-containing protein → MDIPQITTGSDAEQGAMGQIYLATGKHVALRRWEESPGVFSKPTIRDYEAVGYLLEGALELELDGGTAKLDVGDSWLVPAGAIHRYRVLEPIVAIEATSPPARFGERDKPV